In bacterium, the following are encoded in one genomic region:
- a CDS encoding YhjD/YihY/BrkB family envelope integrity protein: VRFLVGVLTMAASLLIFLGMLIGTVYVFRFIRTSEIGVLLGWPRTPPRGTGNALTIATGLAQFGIFWTAYRFLSSVPVRWRDALPGAVVAAVVWHTIAYGISWYLGTVADYSSLYHSLAVIVALLVWVYGLSASFLLGAEFVAQNTVWPRAGDPRWRQPVAPPAPAAQGPPPAR; this comes from the coding sequence TGTCCGGTTTCTGGTCGGGGTGCTGACGATGGCCGCCTCGCTCCTGATCTTCCTCGGGATGCTCATCGGCACCGTGTATGTGTTTCGGTTCATCCGGACCTCCGAGATCGGAGTCCTGTTGGGGTGGCCGCGCACGCCACCACGCGGCACCGGTAACGCCCTCACCATCGCCACGGGACTCGCGCAGTTCGGCATCTTCTGGACCGCCTATCGGTTCCTCTCCAGCGTGCCCGTGCGGTGGCGAGATGCGCTGCCCGGTGCGGTCGTCGCGGCTGTGGTCTGGCACACGATCGCGTATGGCATCAGCTGGTATCTGGGGACGGTCGCCGACTACTCTTCGCTGTACCATTCGCTTGCGGTGATCGTCGCGTTGCTCGTGTGGGTGTACGGTCTCTCCGCCAGCTTCCTGCTTGGAGCGGAGTTCGTCGCCCAAAACACGGTATGGCCGCGGGCGGGAGACCCGAGGTGGCGGCAGCCGGTCGCACCACCGGCGCCGGCGGCGCAGGGACCTCCTCCCGCACGGTGA
- a CDS encoding branched-chain amino acid transaminase, translating to MATHPKFLWFNGAIVPWEDAKVHVSTATVLRGANVFEGVRAYWNTDERELYIFRNDEHMARLWNSTKIMRMTVPWTKEELTRAQIEVIRANGFEGTVWFRLTLYVGDGEDVWPPEQAPIGGFITPRLAPHSPGIFEGIDSNISSWTRIGDTTVPPRVKAGANYHNSRFAVMEARTNGYSSQPIFLNERGKVSEGPGACLCMVRDEVLVTAPVTANILESITRVTVLELARDALGLKVQEREIDRTELYIADEVFFCGSGWEITPVRSIDRYPIGKGQPGPLTKRLQEVYFSVAEGRVPQYRRWLTPVYRPVKTPA from the coding sequence ATGGCCACACACCCGAAGTTCCTATGGTTCAACGGCGCGATCGTGCCCTGGGAGGATGCCAAGGTCCACGTCTCGACCGCGACGGTCCTGCGCGGTGCGAACGTCTTCGAGGGCGTCCGCGCCTACTGGAACACGGACGAGCGCGAGCTCTACATCTTCCGCAACGACGAGCACATGGCGCGTCTGTGGAACTCTACGAAGATCATGCGCATGACCGTGCCTTGGACCAAGGAGGAGCTCACCCGCGCGCAGATCGAGGTGATCCGCGCGAACGGCTTCGAGGGGACCGTGTGGTTCCGGCTCACACTGTATGTGGGCGACGGCGAGGACGTCTGGCCGCCGGAGCAGGCGCCGATCGGCGGCTTCATCACTCCCCGGCTGGCACCGCACTCGCCGGGGATCTTCGAGGGCATCGATTCAAACATCAGCAGCTGGACCCGGATCGGGGACACCACGGTCCCACCGCGTGTGAAGGCGGGCGCCAACTACCACAACTCCCGGTTCGCCGTCATGGAGGCCCGCACCAACGGGTACTCCAGCCAGCCGATCTTTCTGAACGAGCGGGGCAAAGTGTCGGAGGGCCCGGGCGCCTGCCTGTGCATGGTCCGCGACGAGGTGCTCGTCACAGCGCCCGTGACCGCGAACATCCTCGAGTCGATCACCCGGGTGACGGTGCTCGAGCTGGCGCGGGACGCACTCGGGCTCAAGGTCCAGGAGCGCGAGATCGATCGGACTGAGCTCTACATTGCCGACGAGGTCTTCTTCTGCGGCAGCGGGTGGGAGATCACGCCGGTCAGATCGATCGACCGCTACCCGATCGGGAAGGGGCAGCCGGGTCCGCTGACCAAGCGGCTTCAGGAGGTCTACTTCTCGGTGGCCGAGGGGCGCGTGCCGCAGTACCGCCGCTGGCTCACGCCGGTCTATCGCCCGGTCAAGACGCCCGCCTGA
- a CDS encoding histidine kinase, whose product MRSTDLRPAEIAARYGSGEAHPANDARFIRLAENASDIIFHYRYKPTRRFEYVNPAVTTITGFTPEECYADPDLGITVVHPEDRPLLESAASDPASAAVPLTFRLVRKDGEIVWVERRVIPILNEANEVIAVEGIVRDITQRVLTQQTLERVVEERTREIERRRRVAQSMRETLAVLNSDRSTAEILDHIVGQAIPLLAASAAAIYRLNPSEQSLRVSSAEGLDPDYVARMEIPVGKGPVGEAVLHRRPVAAPDLPGKFLEISDQLDPVRRTLIGRLAAQYRALIAVPLMVKDEIYGALVVFYREPREFSAEETALTMALGDQVALAIENARLRADLQETAATAERTRLARDLHDSVTQTLFSVNLIAGVLPRLWERNPEEGRRRLEDLRELARGALAEMRTLLLELRPTALLEMQLDALMQQLAEATMGRGRLPVAVTVDGLGCAPPEVRLALYRIAQEALNNAAKHAAATRSTLAARWTPDSASLIISDDGRGFDPTSVSHAHLGLGIMRERADAIGAVLTVKSDMGRGTIVEVNWTAGTPAKR is encoded by the coding sequence ATGCGCTCGACTGACCTTCGTCCTGCTGAGATCGCGGCGCGGTACGGGTCCGGCGAAGCGCATCCGGCGAACGACGCGCGATTCATCCGGCTCGCGGAGAACGCGTCGGATATCATCTTCCATTACCGGTACAAACCCACACGCCGTTTCGAGTACGTGAACCCCGCGGTCACGACCATCACCGGCTTTACTCCCGAGGAGTGTTACGCCGATCCCGACCTCGGCATTACGGTGGTGCACCCTGAGGATCGGCCGCTTCTCGAGTCTGCGGCCTCCGACCCCGCCTCTGCCGCCGTACCGTTGACGTTTCGGCTGGTCCGCAAGGACGGGGAGATCGTCTGGGTGGAACGTCGCGTGATCCCGATCCTGAATGAGGCCAACGAGGTCATAGCCGTCGAAGGGATCGTGCGCGACATCACCCAACGTGTCCTCACCCAGCAGACCCTGGAGCGGGTGGTCGAAGAGCGCACACGCGAGATCGAGCGGCGGCGGCGGGTGGCGCAGAGCATGCGGGAGACCCTGGCGGTGCTCAACTCGGACCGCTCGACCGCTGAGATCCTGGACCATATCGTCGGGCAGGCGATTCCCTTGCTCGCCGCCAGCGCTGCGGCCATCTACCGGCTCAATCCATCCGAGCAGAGCCTCCGCGTGAGCTCGGCGGAGGGGCTCGATCCCGACTACGTGGCGCGGATGGAGATCCCCGTTGGCAAGGGGCCGGTCGGGGAGGCGGTGCTGCACCGCCGGCCTGTGGCGGCTCCGGACCTGCCGGGGAAATTCCTCGAGATCTCCGACCAGCTCGACCCCGTGAGGCGAACCCTGATCGGGCGTTTGGCAGCGCAGTACCGCGCCTTGATCGCCGTCCCGCTGATGGTCAAGGACGAGATCTACGGAGCGCTCGTCGTCTTCTACAGGGAGCCGCGCGAGTTCTCCGCCGAGGAGACGGCGTTGACGATGGCGCTGGGCGATCAGGTGGCGCTGGCCATCGAGAACGCCCGGCTCCGGGCGGATCTGCAGGAGACCGCGGCGACGGCCGAACGAACACGTCTGGCCCGGGACCTCCACGATTCGGTGACCCAGACGCTCTTCTCGGTGAACCTGATCGCCGGCGTCCTTCCTCGCCTGTGGGAGCGCAATCCAGAGGAGGGACGGCGGCGCCTGGAAGATCTCCGGGAGCTCGCACGGGGAGCGCTGGCCGAGATGCGGACGCTCCTCCTGGAACTCCGCCCAACCGCACTGCTCGAGATGCAGCTCGACGCCCTGATGCAGCAGCTGGCCGAGGCCACGATGGGGCGAGGCAGGCTTCCGGTCGCCGTTACCGTTGACGGTCTGGGATGCGCGCCGCCGGAGGTGCGGCTCGCATTGTACCGGATCGCCCAAGAGGCGCTGAACAACGCGGCGAAGCACGCGGCCGCGACCCGGTCCACCTTGGCCGCCCGCTGGACCCCGGATTCCGCGAGCCTGATCATCAGCGACGATGGCCGGGGGTTCGATCCAACGAGTGTCTCCCACGCGCACCTTGGTCTGGGGATCATGCGGGAGCGCGCGGATGCGATCGGCGCCGTGCTCACGGTCAAGAGCGACATGGGACGCGGCACGATCGTGGAGGTAAACTGGACGGCTGGGACGCCGGCGAAGCGCTGA
- a CDS encoding carbon-nitrogen hydrolase family protein: protein MRIALGQLKSCPRKDETLAGALRAIREARRGGADLLLMPEVYMAFLDRSPGVARASVAEPLDGPFVSQLAREARAQNLYVGCGVWESAPGERVRAYNTTILLGPDGSLLLSYRKTHLYDAFGYRESDQIVPGDAPPRTIRTSLGTLGLLVCYELRFPELMRMLALDGAEVILLPAAWVVGALKEDHWDTLIRARAIENTVFIAAADQVGNIFAGCSRIVDPMGVAVAAGGETEGLIFGDVHLDRIAAVREKLPLLRQRREEIYVQRSPGVRAPRVTSAPA, encoded by the coding sequence ATGCGCATCGCGCTCGGTCAGTTGAAGTCGTGTCCCCGAAAAGACGAGACCCTCGCCGGGGCCCTCCGGGCCATCCGCGAGGCGCGCCGGGGGGGCGCCGACCTGCTGCTGATGCCGGAAGTCTATATGGCGTTCCTCGACCGCTCACCCGGCGTTGCGCGCGCCAGCGTGGCCGAGCCCCTCGACGGCCCGTTCGTCTCTCAGCTGGCTCGAGAGGCCCGCGCGCAAAACCTCTACGTCGGATGCGGTGTCTGGGAATCGGCTCCGGGGGAACGCGTCCGGGCCTACAATACGACGATTCTGCTCGGCCCGGACGGGTCGCTCCTGCTCTCATACCGCAAGACCCATCTGTACGATGCGTTTGGCTACCGTGAGTCCGATCAGATCGTTCCGGGCGACGCCCCACCCCGGACGATCCGCACATCGCTCGGGACGCTCGGCCTCTTGGTGTGCTACGAACTTCGCTTCCCGGAACTGATGCGGATGCTCGCGCTAGACGGCGCCGAGGTGATCCTCCTCCCTGCCGCCTGGGTGGTGGGAGCGCTCAAGGAAGATCACTGGGACACGCTCATTCGGGCTCGGGCCATCGAGAACACCGTGTTCATCGCCGCCGCGGACCAGGTCGGCAACATCTTCGCAGGATGCAGCCGGATCGTGGATCCCATGGGCGTCGCCGTAGCCGCCGGAGGCGAGACGGAAGGGCTCATCTTCGGAGATGTGCACCTCGACCGTATCGCCGCCGTGCGGGAGAAGCTTCCGCTGCTCCGCCAGCGGCGGGAAGAGATCTATGTGCAGCGCAGCCCCGGCGTGCGCGCGCCCCGCGTGACCTCCGCGCCTGCGTAG
- the ligD gene encoding non-homologous end-joining DNA ligase gives MGLEEYQRKRRFSETPEPKGAPGAVAGHPKFVVQEHHARNVHWDLRLEMEGVLRSWAIPKGPSLDPAEKRLAVHVEDHPVEYGEFEGIIPPGNYGAGTVMLWDRGTYACVEGDPAEAFRRGKLTLVMLGEKLRGEFHFVQTKRNNGRDWLLFKGKDQFATSDYDPAGTRSVKSGRTIEEIAADKDARWTSSEPAPPESTPADPFPEPFRPMLAQSSEKPFSREGWFFEIKWDGVRALGFVRRRGAARDVAVYSRTGHRLNAQFPEIVETLAALDRDSVVLDGEIFAPDDRGKPDFVRLQQRLHLGQEADVREAAERIAVFYAVFDCLYLDGRDLRPLPFRERRRALEGLALPPGMLRSDAVEGDGKTLFQAALQHGLEGIIAKRSTSAYRPGIRSADWQKIKVRRTLDAVVAGMTRGKGHRQGTFGALVLGQYDPATGALVHIGQTGGGLRDDDLRLLRERLEPLVTTTCPFAIPPTTLQPATWVKPEVVVEVEYLEFTPDGVLRAPVFKGVRDDVRASEVHWRAHASARNGDDPALPASSGPKSGGPVPAPAPAPPRRHSPRGAEVAFTNLDKVFFPELGLTKGDVIAYYRRIAPYILPHLKDRPLTLRRWPNGIDGEDFFQKDVDDAPAFARTERVWSSDGKRDLHLVICNDETTLLWLAQLGCIEMHAWFSRIAPVPGRRKDRPATTFAGSEDAIERSTLNYPDVVVFDIDPFLFPEGTGPTKRHGEYDPDYTRKGFEAARKAVLTLGKALDDLGLRAFLKTSGKTGLHVFIPIVRQYTYGQTHAFAKTMTTWLAGQHPEMLTTAWSVRDRVGKVFLDYNQNLRGKTLASVYSLRPVAQATVSVPVTWEEVRAGFDPLQWTIATVFDRLERVGELWGELLDAAQGLDVKPR, from the coding sequence ACCCCGCCGAGAAGCGCCTCGCGGTGCACGTCGAGGACCACCCGGTCGAGTACGGAGAGTTCGAGGGCATCATCCCTCCGGGGAACTACGGCGCCGGCACGGTCATGCTCTGGGACCGCGGGACCTACGCCTGCGTCGAAGGCGATCCGGCCGAGGCGTTCCGCCGGGGGAAGCTCACGCTGGTCATGCTCGGGGAAAAGCTGCGGGGCGAATTTCACTTCGTGCAGACGAAGCGCAACAACGGCCGCGACTGGCTGTTGTTCAAAGGGAAAGACCAGTTTGCGACGTCAGACTACGACCCGGCCGGCACGCGATCGGTCAAGAGCGGCCGGACGATCGAAGAGATCGCCGCCGACAAGGACGCCCGCTGGACATCGTCGGAGCCCGCCCCACCCGAATCGACCCCCGCAGATCCGTTCCCCGAGCCGTTTCGGCCGATGCTCGCGCAGTCTTCGGAGAAACCCTTCAGCCGGGAGGGCTGGTTCTTTGAGATCAAGTGGGACGGCGTCCGAGCGCTGGGGTTTGTGCGCCGGCGAGGCGCGGCGCGTGATGTCGCCGTGTACAGCCGCACGGGACACCGGTTGAACGCCCAGTTCCCTGAGATCGTGGAGACGCTCGCCGCTCTGGACCGGGACAGCGTCGTCCTCGACGGCGAGATCTTCGCCCCCGACGACCGCGGGAAACCGGACTTTGTGCGCCTGCAGCAGCGTCTGCACCTGGGTCAGGAGGCCGACGTGCGGGAGGCCGCGGAGCGCATTGCGGTGTTCTACGCGGTCTTCGACTGCCTGTATCTCGACGGCCGCGACCTGCGGCCCCTCCCGTTCCGAGAACGCCGCCGGGCGCTTGAAGGGCTCGCGCTGCCGCCGGGCATGCTTCGGAGTGACGCGGTGGAAGGCGACGGCAAGACGCTGTTCCAGGCCGCGCTCCAGCACGGTCTGGAGGGGATCATCGCCAAGCGATCCACGAGCGCCTACCGGCCGGGGATCCGGAGCGCCGACTGGCAGAAGATCAAGGTGCGGCGCACGCTCGACGCGGTCGTCGCCGGGATGACCCGCGGCAAGGGGCATCGCCAGGGAACCTTCGGCGCGCTCGTGCTCGGCCAATACGACCCGGCCACGGGCGCCCTCGTCCACATCGGGCAGACGGGAGGCGGGCTGCGGGATGACGATCTCCGGCTCCTCCGAGAGCGGCTCGAGCCGCTCGTGACCACGACGTGCCCCTTCGCGATTCCTCCCACCACGCTGCAGCCGGCGACGTGGGTCAAGCCGGAGGTGGTGGTCGAGGTGGAGTACTTGGAGTTTACGCCGGACGGCGTGCTGCGCGCGCCCGTGTTCAAGGGCGTGCGAGACGATGTCCGCGCCTCAGAGGTGCACTGGAGGGCCCACGCCTCGGCGCGCAACGGGGATGATCCCGCGCTTCCGGCGTCGAGCGGTCCGAAGAGCGGCGGACCGGTCCCTGCGCCGGCGCCCGCTCCACCGCGCCGCCATTCCCCGCGGGGAGCGGAGGTCGCGTTCACCAACCTGGACAAGGTGTTCTTCCCGGAGCTTGGGCTGACCAAGGGCGACGTGATCGCGTACTATCGCCGGATCGCCCCCTATATCCTCCCGCATCTCAAAGACCGCCCGCTGACGCTGCGGCGGTGGCCGAACGGGATCGATGGCGAGGATTTCTTTCAGAAAGACGTGGACGACGCTCCGGCGTTTGCGCGGACGGAACGGGTGTGGTCATCGGATGGAAAGCGGGATCTCCATCTGGTGATCTGCAACGACGAGACGACCCTGCTCTGGTTGGCTCAGCTCGGGTGCATCGAGATGCACGCGTGGTTTTCCCGGATCGCCCCGGTCCCCGGCCGCCGCAAAGACCGCCCCGCCACGACGTTCGCAGGGTCGGAGGATGCGATCGAGCGGAGCACGCTCAACTATCCCGATGTAGTGGTCTTCGACATCGACCCATTCCTGTTTCCCGAGGGCACGGGGCCGACGAAGCGGCACGGAGAGTATGACCCCGACTACACGCGCAAGGGGTTCGAGGCGGCGCGGAAAGCCGTGCTCACGCTGGGGAAGGCGCTCGACGACCTGGGGCTCCGCGCGTTTCTCAAGACCTCGGGCAAGACCGGGCTTCACGTGTTCATCCCGATCGTCCGACAGTACACGTACGGCCAAACGCACGCTTTTGCGAAGACCATGACGACGTGGCTCGCCGGCCAGCATCCCGAGATGCTGACCACGGCCTGGTCGGTCCGTGACCGCGTGGGCAAAGTGTTCCTCGATTACAATCAGAACCTGCGGGGGAAAACCCTAGCGAGCGTCTACAGCCTGCGGCCCGTCGCGCAGGCGACGGTGAGCGTGCCGGTGACGTGGGAGGAGGTGCGGGCCGGGTTCGACCCGCTGCAGTGGACGATCGCGACGGTCTTCGACCGGCTCGAACGCGTGGGTGAACTATGGGGGGAGCTCCTCGACGCGGCGCAGGGGCTCGACGTGAAACCTCGGTAA
- a CDS encoding response regulator transcription factor: protein MTTPQRIRVLIVDDHAVVRSGLATFLQAFDDFELVGEAGDGAEAVRRCAQVSPDVILMDLLMPEMDGIAATRAIRERHPDVQVIALTSFQDQDRVQAALDAGALGYLLKNVSADELARAIRFARAGRPTLAPEATQVLIHAATRPPEPGHDLTPREREVLVLMTGGLNNVQIAKRLVVNRSTAKFHVSNILTKLGVASRTEAVALALTHHLVPERESR from the coding sequence ATGACGACTCCCCAACGCATCCGCGTGCTGATTGTGGACGACCACGCCGTCGTCCGCAGTGGCCTGGCGACATTCCTGCAGGCGTTCGACGACTTCGAGCTGGTCGGCGAAGCCGGCGACGGGGCCGAGGCCGTTCGGCGGTGCGCGCAGGTGTCTCCGGATGTGATCCTGATGGACCTCTTGATGCCGGAGATGGATGGCATCGCCGCGACGCGTGCGATCCGCGAGCGCCACCCGGATGTGCAGGTGATCGCGCTCACCAGCTTCCAGGACCAGGACAGGGTCCAGGCGGCGCTGGACGCGGGGGCGCTCGGATACCTTCTCAAGAACGTCTCCGCCGACGAGCTCGCCCGCGCGATTCGGTTCGCTCGGGCCGGCCGGCCCACGCTCGCGCCGGAAGCGACGCAGGTGCTGATTCACGCCGCCACGCGTCCCCCCGAGCCGGGCCATGACCTCACCCCGCGAGAACGCGAGGTGCTCGTGCTGATGACTGGGGGGCTCAACAACGTGCAGATCGCAAAGCGCTTGGTGGTCAACCGGTCGACCGCAAAGTTCCATGTCAGCAATATCCTCACCAAGCTGGGCGTCGCCAGCCGGACCGAGGCCGTGGCCCTCGCGCTGACACACCACTTGGTCCCTGAGCGGGAGAGCCGGTAA